Within the Oreochromis niloticus isolate F11D_XX linkage group LG14, O_niloticus_UMD_NMBU, whole genome shotgun sequence genome, the region GTAACTTTCGTAACTCTGGTTTCACAAACCTTTATTTGTTGATTCAGCGCTGAAAGCACGTTAATTTTATCCGTTTCGCTAAAGAGGGCTGCCACTCGAGAAGGCAGGGAGGATGAACGGATTCTGCATTGGATCGACTGATTAAAGGTAAGTTGGAGACACTATAACCTGtgggaaaaaaatcttttataaTCTCGCTGAAAAGCTCCCAGTTACGCGCCTCTTTATAGCTATACGCATTTttgcagacagaaaaacagagttaAAAAATCAGAAAATTGTGAATTCAGATTCTgagaagataaaaacaaatgtggTCTGTAAAGGCGCTGTTGCTGCTTAACATTTTTGCTCTTTTATAGTAGTTTAATTGCAACATTGTCTTGTAATTGGGGCATTCCACCTCGGTGAACATTTACAAAAGGGCTGTTTCTCTCCTCACTGGCTTGCTTATGTGTGTTCTTTAAGTTTAGCTGCCAGTATCAGCACTAAATCCCTGTTAATGATTAAAGTCTGGGAATTCGGACACCACACTGAGTTCTTTGATATTGATTGGTatctctctcttgtttgttttcagggttttttttctcccgaCACCGAGCCACAGGTTTGGACACAGATAGGGAAGAAGAGACACTCGCATTTCAACCATGGATTACGGCAATGATGTAGATTTGTCCAATAATAATATCATGCCTTTGTGGAAACGCCGCACTGATAACAGTAAAAGGCCCCAGGACTTAAGCAGTCCTAAACCACGGCCCCACAGTTGCCACATAAATGGGGTCATGAAGACAAACTTCACTGAGGAGGACAACAAATGTTCCTTCACCTTGAGCCAGCCTGCTGAGAGACTTGTGGTCACACCCCAGTGTGTTGACAATAACACAGCGGTGTTAAAGCATGTTTTACATAAACcctcaaagaaaaacagagtggttcgaagcatcagcatcagccaCCTCTCCAATGGACGCTTGTTGTCCAAATTTAGGTCTGAGGATAACAAATCCGCTTCACTGGACAATAGGGTATATAATAGGAACTCTGACGGGGTGAAAGCGAGTAATGGGGAGATGATATGGCCTGAAAAGCATCTCTGGGATTCACAGACATGCATGTCCAGTCTGTTAAGTCAGAGTTCTCAGAAGGGCCAGATTGCGTTTCAGAAGAATTCACCTTCAACAGAAAATACTCCTCTTAATGGTTCCTCACCTGTCTTTTCACCAGACACTCCtaacaacaactacaaccaaCCTGAACTGTCCTCCCTTTCATCCACATGCAGCTCATCTCCTCCAACCCATCGCATGCTCACCCCCTCCTACAGCTCCACCTCCAGCATCCCCTCCCTCAACTCCTTAACCTCCTCAGACCCCCCAACCCCTCGATCTCCATCGCCAGAAGACAGAGGGCAGGCACTACTCAGGCAGTCCCAGGCATCCTCACCTATATCCCCACAGGACACCAGGCATacctcttcatcttcttccatGTCTTCCACATCACCCTCACCGTCACTCTCCCCACCCATCTGTCCCTCTAACGGCATTGTCCTAAGCACCCATAGCCCCGCTGCTCTCAAGATGGGTACCCAGCAGCTTATTCCCAAGGGCTTAGCATCCGATATTCGGCAATGCAAGGCACCTTCCCCTGGGACACAAGCTCAAGGATCGGCAGGGCTGCTGGGGTTGGATCATTCCAAGCGTTCCTTGAAAGCCCTGAGCATGGTGGAAACTGGAAGCTACTTTTCTACAGGAGGCCACAATGAGGGGGAAGATGGTGAAAGTGAGAGCCCAGGGGCTCTTAGAAGAGGCTTGAGGACTACATCCTACAGGAGAGCAGTTGTGAGTGGAGTAGACTCAGAGGTATCAGCAGCAGATCCCAAGGGCCATCGGCTGTCCCACCCTGTCATCAGAGGGCTAGGCATGGATAAATCAGATTCACTAGTTAGCCCAACAAGTCCTGGCTCTATAAGTCTGCCAAGTGTTGGAACCAACAAGCCTGACAGCCCCATGACACCCAAAGATGTCAGCACCAAGAATTCAAAGTCTAGCCTTGGAACAGAAAAGACTAAAAGCAATGGGAAAAACAAGgtgagtaaatcagtttgaaAGAACAGAGTGGGGTCAAATTGTACGTGTTAAGAAATCAcacaaatttaacacatttgtCATTCACATATAGGGGAGTAGGAGAAATTTAAATATTCAAATCAAAGTCTTAATAtctaaatattaattttaattgtgttttttcagaagacagttgaaaaaacaacaagctttatatataatataattaataGAATGAATTATTGTGTATTTTAGTATATTCAGGTGACTTTAGAGAACAAGCTGTAGAGAAGTGCCATAAATGATCAATTTTAGAAAAGCAAGCTTTTAGCAAATGATAGTTGTCGAAATCTGCAATCAGTGAATACTCTGTCAACTTTTGGCATTACTTTTCCCCCCTGTTCTGTAGCACATTAAGATTTCTCAACTCGGCAACAATCCCTCTGatggttttatatttaattgtgcaCAGAGATTGCTTCATGGTGGACTTTTGTTatctgggggggggggtgaagcTCAAATTGGAAAATTACAACACAACCAGTAAAAGTACAGTGGAACAAGTTTGGTGGCAACAGCTGCAGAAGTTAGAACAAGGCCTTATAAAGAAACAATGTGGTTGCTGGAAGACATGACGCAATATGACACTGTCCCCACACATacacttaaatacacagaggctCTGTAATTAGCCAGGGGTCACTGAAGGAGGCAACTTGAAAAAGGGTACGAACAGGTAGTGAACAGGTGAAACAAGTTTCTTTCTTTAATGGTTTGCATGTGTCTCTACTTGGTTTTTCAGAGTTCATTAAACCCattatgctgttttttttctgtttcagagtCCAGATAAGAAGAAGGTTTTGACCAGTCAGCTGACTTTTGACAGCGAGGGTGAGaaattctgtttgtgtttctgtgttataTTTTTGCTATAAAGGATCAGAATAAAGAAACCCCTACACTTTTACATCTGTGATTTTGCAGAGGAAGAGCTTTACCAGAACTACAAGGAGAATGCATTACATAATGACTCAGATGAGGATCCCGATTCCAGGGAACCCAAACCTGATAACAACATTGTAGTGCAGTACAGGCCCATACGTACCTCCTGGAGCCAGCTTAGTGTGGTAAGacataacacacacagacacagtagTAGTCTTTGTTCTTCCTCTTATATTTTAAACTCTTTCTGCATCTTGGAGTGTGGTTGTGTAGTTTTGGAATGCTAGTGCTCCAAAGAATGCTGTCATATCCAGTTTGGCCACCATCTGTACCCATCCTCCCACTGCGTTCTGCTTTCCTTTGCCCCTCACTCTGTTTATCAGGGAGTACACGAGCAGTTTGTCAAGGGTTTGTGCAGGCTGGGAGTCAGACAGGCCCACAGGAAGTCTCGGAAGCACTGCTGGGATTAATGCCAATGTGTTGGCAAACGCTGTACGCTCGTCAGACTGCAAATATGCCTAAAATGTTGCCTCCGGGGAGAGTTGTGGTGGCTTTGCATTACATAATGTAGTTAAGGATTGGAGTTGAGGGGCAGAGGAATATAAGGGAAGGGGAATTGGCTAATTTAGTTTTCTACTAATGCATCCCCATCTGTTTGTTTACTGGTAGAGGATGGAAAGTGTGTGAGCAAAAGCAGGCCGTAGCCGAGATTGAGGTATTGAGGATTGTACTGTCTGCACATGGTCTCTAATAAGTAGGAGATTGGATTGAAGGCTGAAAACATTGTAGAgagactttttgttttgtttatatttatgtCAGCCAGACACTAAAGTGAACTGAGCACAGACTGACCGGGATTCTGCCAAAGTAAGCTTTctttctatcacagctgctttaCAGCTGTTCGTCTTTGTGAATGTGTTAGAGCCTTCAGCCTGTGATCTAGTTCTGAAGAATTTTCTTTACCCTACAGATTCAGGAATACTCGTGTGATTGGTGATTGTCCTGGTGTgacaggaattttttttttccagtggagCCGAGAACCAAATGTACAAGATGTCATCTTGTGACTCTTGCTTAATCCTAACTCTCAGCTCCACCCTTCTATTATCAGTCTCTCATCTTTTTGATGAAATGTCACATCCCAGAATTGTCTTGGTTCCAAGAATTACCATTCACGCTTTCAGAAGGTGCGGCTGTTTTGGAGCGATCTTGTTCCGTGGTTTCTAAATTACCTGAAGGCAACCTAATCAAgtcaataaagtaaaaaaaggaATTAATAGTTGCCATTTAATAATTACACTTGATTAATTATGCTCAGTTTCAACCAGAGAAGGATGATGGTCAATTGGTTGAAACCTCTTTGCTCGTACAGGGCAATGGAAAAACGGGCTGCCAGGAAAATAGGAGCAGTATCTAGTAACACTGATGGCCGTATGTGTGAGAGAAATCAAATAGTGTGTGTTTGACCTGCTTCAGGTTTATTTGTTCTCAGTGTTTGGAGAGAGCTGCAGGGCAGATACTCCTGCAGGAGTATCTCTTCCTTATTGCTTTGCACAAAAATGGGTTGAGGAGCTAGTGCAAGTAAGGGAAACTATCTTCGGGATTTCTTGTTGCTTACATGTATCGGTAAAGTATAATGTGGTTGAGCCTCTGGTCATGTTGATTAAATCTGGTGTAACGCAAGAAGGTGTTTATTACTCAGCCTTGTATTTAGTTTGACAAAGCCACAGGCTGATTAATTCAATAGCACTCCACACCCAGTCCATTTCAAAAGGTTGCTTTGTTTCAGTCTCATTCAAACATCTTTCGATCAAAGCTCTCCAGCCACATGCCAATGCAGTttcctttcagcccaattccaCTTTCAAAATGAGCAGAAGTGGTCCCTGTTTAATCTTAGTGTTTGGATCCAACAAATTTCTATACTCCTGTAGTGTTTCTTGCAAAGAGTGCCTTTCTTTGTGCTCCTTAGATATGAAAAAAGGCAACAGCCCACACCTGTGCTGTGATTGCATGTAGTTCATCGAGTGTGAATTTCAAAAACGATGCAAAAAATTTTTCTGACTTACTGTTCGTTTAGGTTAAGAAAAGTGGCCTGTGTGAGCAGATAAGTCAAGAAGAACGCAAAAGACAAGAGGTAGGAGTCGTTCTATACTTTCTAGcttattttaagttattttttctgATTCATACTTTAAGTAGTTAGATGTGTAATTACTTTAAACGCCTACTTCATATGATTGAAACCCAGAGTCATCATTACCAGGACCTAGTGGGATAACTGAATCCCAAATATCTTACTTTGATGTTTCCTCTCGGTTGATGTGTCTCTTGCTCCTCCTTAGGCCATTTTTGAGGTGATCTCGTCGGAGCACTCCTATCTCCACAGTCTAGAGATCCTGATCCGCATGTTCAAGGATTCTCCAGAGCTCAGGGAGACCATGACCAAGACTGAGCACCATCACCTGTTCTCCAATATCAC harbors:
- the LOC100698970 gene encoding rho guanine nucleotide exchange factor 26, which gives rise to MDYGNDVDLSNNNIMPLWKRRTDNSKRPQDLSSPKPRPHSCHINGVMKTNFTEEDNKCSFTLSQPAERLVVTPQCVDNNTAVLKHVLHKPSKKNRVVRSISISHLSNGRLLSKFRSEDNKSASLDNRVYNRNSDGVKASNGEMIWPEKHLWDSQTCMSSLLSQSSQKGQIAFQKNSPSTENTPLNGSSPVFSPDTPNNNYNQPELSSLSSTCSSSPPTHRMLTPSYSSTSSIPSLNSLTSSDPPTPRSPSPEDRGQALLRQSQASSPISPQDTRHTSSSSSMSSTSPSPSLSPPICPSNGIVLSTHSPAALKMGTQQLIPKGLASDIRQCKAPSPGTQAQGSAGLLGLDHSKRSLKALSMVETGSYFSTGGHNEGEDGESESPGALRRGLRTTSYRRAVVSGVDSEVSAADPKGHRLSHPVIRGLGMDKSDSLVSPTSPGSISLPSVGTNKPDSPMTPKDVSTKNSKSSLGTEKTKSNGKNKSPDKKKVLTSQLTFDSEEEELYQNYKENALHNDSDEDPDSREPKPDNNIVVQYRPIRTSWSQLSVVKKSGLCEQISQEERKRQEAIFEVISSEHSYLHSLEILIRMFKDSPELRETMTKTEHHHLFSNITDVCEASKKFFKELEKKHEHNIVIDDITDIVCKHSQSSFDPYITYCSNEVYQQRTLQRLVSKNPTFKEVLTRIEGHPDCRNLPMISFLILPMQRITRLPLLMDTICQKTAKDSPQYEACKKALQAVSKVVRKCNEGARTMERTEMMYTINSQLEFKIKPFPLVSSSRWMVKRGELTAFVDNNIFYKRTSRQQVYFFLFNDVLIVTRKKSEESYTVIDYALRNQISVDFCQPSDFNRSPIRSTTSMLSSRQAGANHLFRLSFRSNCSGDKVTMIVGTELLNERARWISALNNNDNNKKTQDRTNLMQVEVIRTYTARQPDELSLQMADVVLVWQTVEDGWYEGERLRDGERGWFLSECAEPITCQATIERNMQRMDRLQGLETNV